The genomic region GCTTCTGCCGACCATAATGGTAATGGCAATTTCAATCCGCGAGCCATGAGTTCGGTCCCCATGGCACCATCCATGATAAGTGGTTTATTCACCACAAGCACTTTTACAAGCTTCCATCGTTTTGAATGGGACGACACCTTCACATCCACCCCAAGTAAATTCCTTACATTTACCTTCATCTTGGTCATAATAGTATCGGGGAATTAACGCTTCGCACGGTCCAGTTTCGGGTATTAGAAAACAAGCATCATCCTGTGGATCATCCTTGTTACACGCCATTAATAACAATGGAATTACAATGATCAATTTCTCAAATAATATCATAGCCAAAATTACAGGAATACAACATATTAACTTTCAAATTATTAATGGAAGTAGAGAAGCGATTAATCACATATTTTTCCAATATAAACAAATTACAAATTGAGAACGTATAATAAGTAATACGTAAATTCTTTAATCAAATTATAAAAAATCTACGGGGGTAAAATTGAAATATCTAATTTCCATAGTGCTGATATCATCAGCATTGTTTTCTCAAACACTAAACCTTTTCACAGATTGCCAATTTTGTGATAAAGATTATTTTCGTGAAAAGGTATCCTATGTAAACCATGTGCGCGATCGTGAGGATGCGGATGTACATATGCTGGTCACGTCTCAAACCACCGGTTCCGGTGGAAGTGAATACAATATGATTTTCTATGGTTTGAAAGCCAATGAAGGTCGGAGTGATACCATTACTTTTAATACCGAAGAAACCGCAACCAGTGATGTTATCCGTAAAAAAATGGTGAAGTATTTGCATGTGGGTTTATTACCATATATGAAAAATGATCCCATGATGGAACGATTCATGATATCCTTTGAACCGATTAAAAAAGAAAAGATGGTTACCCCAGTAGATAAGTGGAATAAATGGGTATTCAGAACGAGTTTAAGCGGAAATTTCAATGGACAAAAAACCTATGAATCCCAAAGGCTTTCCGGTTCATTTGGTGCCTCTCGCGTGACAGAAAACTAGAAGATTAGAATGTCTATGCGTATGAGTGAAAATAAAGACAGTTTTGATTATGGCGACTTGAAGTATAAGAGTACTCAAGATTCGAAGAAAATTTCTGGTTCTGTTATAAAATCTCTCGGAAAACATTTTTCAACCGGTTTTTGGGGCTCCCTGTCATCATCGTCTTATAGTAATCTCGATCGGAGTATTGTCATTACACCAAAAGTGGAATATAATTTATTTCCCTATTCGGAATCAAATCATCGTCAAATTCGTGTCGAATATGGCATTGGATATAATGATCGTAATTATGTCAAAGAAACAATTTATTTTAAAATGAAAGAGCAACTGTGGCAACAATCCGCTCGTGTTTCAGCATCATTTGTTCAGCCATGGGGATCCGCCGATGTAAATATTAATGGATCCTCCTACTTGCATGATGGATCAAAAAATCAAGTATCATTATTCACATCATTAAATCTGCGTATTCTCAAAGGATTGAGCGTGAATTTCTATGGTTCTTTTTCCCGGATTAGGGATCAACTCAATCTTGCCAATGAAGACTTGCCGGACGAAGATGTGCTTTTGAGACGTAAAGAGTTGGCTACCCAATTTTCATATTATTCCGGAATAAGTCTTTCATATACCTTTGGATCAAAATTTAATAATGTTGTGAATCCAAGATTTGGTGGAAGTGGTGGTGGTGGTAGAATCATTATAATGTAATTTATTATAGATAGAGTTAGACAGGGCAATACTACTCGCCCCTGTCTAACATATATCTGAATAATCCCCTAACGATTGCCGTAAATTGACTCAAGCACTTTCCGTTCAATCATGGAAAGCCCCCCATTATGAAAAAGCAATTCACCATTCTTTGCTTTAGTCTCCTCTTTTCGAATCCATTGAAAGGTGATTCTCCCAATCCTACCTTTGCATTTGATCAATATGAGGTGGCCACCAATCTCATTGATAATACACGAATCGTTACAGGAAATTTTTTAAGTGCGAATCAAATGATGGATATTGCAATGGTTCATCGAGATTCTACCGGTACAATCAATTTGGATATATACCAATTTCAGGATGACAATTGGCGGTTGGCATTAGACACAACACTTCATCAAAATACAATATTTGTGGATGCGGCCATAATTAATGGAAAAGATCGGCTCGTCACATTTTCTGAGGGTCAATTGAATTGGTTCGACCCCCAAACGGGCAAAACCTCACTTCTGTTGAAACTCCCATTTGAATTCAGGACTGATCCAAAATGGGGCATCCCACAAGTAAGAATAACGCATGACCTCAATAACGATGGACAGGATGATATAATTGCCCCCAGTGTGGATGGATTTTGGGTGGCCACGCAATTATCTGATGGTACATTTTCCGAACCGATTAAAATCGGTCCGCCAGAGCCATACCTTAACCAAAGCACATTTGATGATAAACGCAATTATGGTGAAGTGGGAATCAATGCCATGACGATTCCTTGGTATCTCAGCCGTGTTCACAATTTTGACTATAATCAGGACGGCCGCAAAGACCTCATTTTTTGGAATGAGGATCATTTTGATGTATATGTTCAAATTGAAGATGGCTCATTCGCAACCAATCCTATCACCTTCCAAACGGATGTACATTTTGACTCTGACGGCACATATTCTATCGTTTTCAGTTTTGCTCAATCCAATACATTCTCACTCATTTTCGGCACTCGAAAATCCACGAACTTTACCGTACTCCATTCCATTGAAGATATGAACGGAGATGGCATCCCTGATTTAGTAACGCATTCTCTCACGGGCCGCAGTGTGTTTAAAATGAAGAGTCGATACATTGTCCATTTTGGTTCAGCAACTAATGGTGGGATTTTATTTTCAAAATATCAGGCTACTGCGGCCAATTCAGACGGTAAAGGCGGAGCAACCCAATCCGGTGGTTACGCCAATCAATGGTTAAGGGATATTGATGGAGACGGCAACACAGATATTATCCGATATGATGTTAAGATTGGACTCACGGGGATGATCAATGTTTTACTCGGGAGACATCTTATCATTAATTTTGAAACCCATAGAATGGTTGGGGGTCGATTCCTTTCACATCCGGATGGAAAGAAAAAAATCAAGGCGCATGTAAATATTTATGATGAAAAAGGTGGGTTTTTCCCCTTTATGCTATTGGGCGATTTAAGCGGTGATGGCTTGGCAGAATTACTGGTGGCGACAAAAAAGAATGAAATACAGATCTTTGGCGGTCAACCTGAATTGAATATTTTAAACACTGAACCCATCAAAGTTAATT from Candidatus Neomarinimicrobiota bacterium harbors:
- a CDS encoding proteinase inhibitor I4 serpin, whose translation is MILFEKLIIVIPLLLMACNKDDPQDDACFLIPETGPCEALIPRYYYDQDEGKCKEFTWGGCEGVVPFKTMEACKSACGE
- a CDS encoding VCBS repeat-containing protein, which translates into the protein MKKQFTILCFSLLFSNPLKGDSPNPTFAFDQYEVATNLIDNTRIVTGNFLSANQMMDIAMVHRDSTGTINLDIYQFQDDNWRLALDTTLHQNTIFVDAAIINGKDRLVTFSEGQLNWFDPQTGKTSLLLKLPFEFRTDPKWGIPQVRITHDLNNDGQDDIIAPSVDGFWVATQLSDGTFSEPIKIGPPEPYLNQSTFDDKRNYGEVGINAMTIPWYLSRVHNFDYNQDGRKDLIFWNEDHFDVYVQIEDGSFATNPITFQTDVHFDSDGTYSIVFSFAQSNTFSLIFGTRKSTNFTVLHSIEDMNGDGIPDLVTHSLTGRSVFKMKSRYIVHFGSATNGGILFSKYQATAANSDGKGGATQSGGYANQWLRDIDGDGNTDIIRYDVKIGLTGMINVLLGRHLIINFETHRMVGGRFLSHPDGKKKIKAHVNIYDEKGGFFPFMLLGDLSGDGLAELLVATKKNEIQIFGGQPELNILNTEPIKVNLLVPSMETGTWLKDLNQDGKQDILLYYHTKEKEKPFRLVTLITK